A window of Rhipicephalus microplus isolate Deutch F79 chromosome X, USDA_Rmic, whole genome shotgun sequence genomic DNA:
AAAGTCAATTGTTTTAATTAGAAAGAAATCTACCGTAATTAATGTTTGCACACCTGAAAATGCATTCAGTCACAGTAAAGGGAACGCCACAGGTGGCACGCAGATACCTCCTTTCTGCAAGCACTGACACGTCATAGCGACACGTGTGCAAAATCGCGAGATGGCCGCCTCTTCTGCCGTGTGGCCAGAGAAAAGAGGCATGCGGTCTGAACAGGCTCACGCACTCGCCGCTTCGGAAATCCCGCTTCGCCGCTTTCCCCTGCGCCAAGGTTCCCACCGAAGGCGGGGCGGCGAAGCGGCAAAGCGTGTTTCTCAACGCGGCGAGTGCGTGCCCCTGTTCAGACCACACGGATTGCTTGGCCGCCCGCGCGGCCAAAGAGGCGGGAAATCTCGCCGTGTCTTGCCATCTTATGGCACCCTTTGGGACTTTTCGTCGTGTGACTCCTTTACTCTCCACATTAGGGCGCCTGTCTaacattgagtcagctgcgcagtTCTCGCGCCTTTTCTGACTCAGCGGTGTCGCCAGTTTTGCTTTGTAACGACATCTGCCATGACAAGTTTGGACGAAGAGGACGATATACTTTCCGTTCTAACGGTCGCTTCATTATAGTCGCATTATGAAACGCTGGAAGCGggtaaagcgcgagacagacgtgcgattttccgtgcgatgcggcgtgcggCGTCGCATGGTGCGGCGTGCCGCACGCGACGTTTTGGGACACACGGGGGCGAACAAGCTATCAGCGGCAGGCTCCACCCCCCTGCTGTGCCTCGGCATGCAGGGTCGAACGACTTGGTATCCTCGTAATGAGGCTCAAAACAAACATTACACAGCCACGtgttgttcccccccccccccaaaataaataataaatcgcATTTGTGAACGACAAGCACGTCCTAACCACGGCAGcagctgattattcacgactccgacaggtaggcctagcatcgCGGGCGCCGGGCGTCGCCTACGCCGTTCACACGCGAGCTCATCGTGaagcgcttgtttttgacaacactatctagcattgcgctcgtatgtaatgcgttagcatacattattactttatcgatgccatcgatgtgaagagcaaaggtggaagcgaagcgagccagcgcagacacgccggtagctgtgtttacctgcgaaatgaccttgcatcgctgctcacaaTATCCGATCTGGATAGCGGTTTCAAAACGGGTGTTGTCGTGCAGAAAAGGCgcacttcaagcatcactttattcaatgcGGAATAACATCACGTCACCAGGGAAACAAACGTATGcgatgtttgtcacgccgccgCAGTCGGCGATGTCAGCAATCCACGCTCGTACCGTCCATCGACTCGCCTGGAGCCTTGAAACATGGGTGATGGGAGCGGCGAcagggagatggcgccactagcaTCGTGACACCACTCGTATGCTCgcgctgtgattggctgctgccatgcagtggtgcgatgctgcgacgaaaatatctggccggtttgatgctcgccgcactggctatgcggcggtgcgacgcgaggatacgtcacgaaacgtcgcgaaacgtcaccactccggcagtcgcatcgtcgcaccacacgccgaatcgcagagaaaatcgcacgtctgtctcgcgctgcCAACGTCGCTGGTGGGTCCGTCCAGCATTGCAGCAGCGAGATACTATGCGGCATGCTGACATTATGTTGCCGCTCCTTCGGTCTCGCGATGGTTAATACTACAAAGAGTGAGTACCCATTAGGAACTAATGAGAGTTCACGTTTCTTTAGTAATGTCTGCCACTGTAAGCACTGAGTTGTGCGTGTTGTTCAAATTGCCTGGCACGTGTGTTTATTCCGCAGATATTTGAGGATGTCCCCGAGCTGCTTCGACACACTCTTGGAAATGCTCAGGCCAAGGATCAAAAAGAATGACACCAACTATCGAAAGGCAATCCCTGCAGAACACCGGCTAGCTCTAGCAATCAGGCAAGGGTTCATATAGACACATTTcgtgcgttgaactgcttgtttTTACGTCACTCACAGAAATTATTTGTTATTTTCACCATGCAAAGCCACTTAATAGGGTTGTTTCAAAGCAGTTTTAAAATTACCAATGTTTTTTTAGATTCTTGGCGGCAGGAGAGACGCTTCGATTATCATCGTTCAATTTTCTGACGGATAGATCCACGGCCTGTGTCATCGTTTGTGAAGTATGCCAGGCAATTATGGCTGTACTTGGCCCCACATACGTGGCACTTCCATCGACACAGAATGAATGGTCAAAGGTAACCTGTCAGTTGATGCTTTATGTGACAACTGTTTCTAACAGCTGGCCTACACTAATTACACTGCACATGAATATGTGCGCCACTTATTAGTATATATCAGTAGCAATGAAAccttattattattgttaatgtAACCATTCGCTTCGAAATCCTTTAAGGTTAACGTTGTTTTTTATGACCTCATTGCAGGTTGCGAGAAACTTTGAAGAGAAGTGGGATATGCCACACTGTGTGGGTGCCATAGATGGCAAACATGTGTTTGTGGAGTGACCAGCAAACTCAGGAATTCGAGACAAAAATTACAAGGGCTCATTCAGCAAGTCATTGATGGCAATCAGTGATGCAAACTACTGGTATGTATCTGCTGATGTGGTTTTGTATGTGAGTGATTATTTTTTGAGAACGCAGCCCTGTTCATAGAAAATGCTGTGCGCATTTCCAATTAAAGGCTGAGCTACCTGTCAGCATAGTTCTGTGCTACATATGATTATATTTCACGTCACCTGCTTGTATCAAGGCACTTTCTAAAATGCAGGGCATGCAAACACCAACAAAAGAAGTGACGACACTATGCCCTACTTTTTGAATGAATATTTATCAACTAGCTCAGCTGTATGGTATTACTATTGCACAATTATTCTTTACATCTTTCAATTCCCTCAGTAGAGTGGTGTAGGTCTACTTGCTGAAAATAGATCCTTCATCAAAACAAAGAGTCGTTCTAACAGTTTACATAAAAATCTCAATTCACACTCATGCGAAACTCCACATAGCTTGGCAGTGATGAACAAGTTATGGTCAAGGAAAGGCAGTAACTGGCTGTAATTATTAATGTACGGTAATTAGAGCAAAATCACAGACACAAGAAAGAGCACGAGGACATGCAGGTGTGTTCATCCCATTTCttgtgtctttctgtctgttctcGCTAATATACCTGGGCAGATAAGGCATTACCAATTAGTGAGACAATTTATTGTAGTCAAACAATTAATTCTTTAGGAAAAATATTCTTTGCTGTACCATCGTTGTATGGTAAACAATATGCTTAAATTGGACAGATGCCCAGAAATGTTTGTTCGGACTAGTGTTTATCGCATTAAGCTATACGGCATGACAATTGGTTCAAAACGTAAGGTGGAATCCCAATGAAAGGTGCCTGTAAAACATCAATGCTaacatttatatttatttttttgcactcCAGCTTTCTGTATGTGGAGATTGGTCAAAACGGAAGTAAGTCAGATGGAGGCATATTCAGCCGAAGCAAGCTGCAACCCATGGTGACCAATGGCACTCTTGGAATTCCACCAGACGCCTTTCTTGATGGTATTGGCAACATGCCGTAATTTTTTGTTGGTGACGAGGCATTTCTTCTAAATACATACTTGATGAGGCCATATTCTAAGATAAGTAAGTGGAGATATCATAAAGATACATTTCAATTATAGTATAGCCGTGGCCTTGACATTGTTGAACCAATAGTTCAGTTCAGCATAACTTGATCACTTGACAAATTTGCTTGCTTCATACTGCATATTCACCGCACATTCATTTCGTCAACATATATGCAAGTGCATACCTTATAAATGAGGGTTCTTTTGTTATTGCACCAGCACTACTGACAACCTAGAATTAAAGTACTTACAATTGATATGCATAATAGTGCCTCAAATATGCTTGTTTGGACAGAGGTTTCTGCACAGCTTTAATGTTTTATAGGTCAAGCTAATATTATAAGAAGCATCAGAGGAGCTATGCAGTTGAATATCAATTCTGTGTTTAAGATATCAGTATTAGAGCAGAACTGCAAATAATTGGGTGCAACTAGTTTCACTAATGCATGCACACAAGTGGTGCTTTGTACTTATAGCACTTTAGCTTCATTCCAAAACACGTACTTTCTTACAGGTCTTCAGCCTGTTCTCACTGGAAACACCACAGTTTCCACGGCCCAGTCCTCCTCTATACAAAGCGGTGCAACCAGCCAATTTGAGGAGCGCCACCAAGAAAGGATATTTTATTATAGGTTGAGCAGGGCTCGAAGAGTAGTCGAAAATTCTTTTGGTATACTCGCCCAGAAGTGGGGAATTCTTCGTCGGCCATTTAAAGCAAAAGAAGAGAACATAACAAAAATTGTGTCTGGCTGTGTGGCTTTGCACAACCTTCTTCTGAAGGAGTCGCCTGCATCACGAAATATGTACTGTCCTCCAGGCACCACAGACAGTGAAGACCGGCGAGGCAACCGTACAGATAGGAGCTGGAGAACTAGGGGTGTAGTTAACGGTGCACTGACTGCATTAGCCGGCACAGGTGGGAACTCGGCAAGGTAAACATGGCTTAGGTACATGTTCTATTTCGCATGCATCTCAGGTATAGTCATATTTGAAAGCACATTGAGAAATCGCTTTGCCTCAATATCACAACCTTCTTGAAATACCTTTTGCAGACACGCTCATGCCATTCGTGATAAGCTGCGCCGGCATTTCATAATACAGTGCCATGGCAGGTGAAACATGTGACAGACTGCAGATGGTAACCAGTCAAGTAAGTTTACGCCTTCTTAACATATCTCTGTAGCATGAACAGCATCACCGCACAACAATACTACACAACAAAGGTAAACAGCATAATACAAATGAAGAGCTATTTTCTAATGTTGCCATTTCACTGCCTTCATCATGATTGGCTACCAGATGAAAAATCACTTCAAACTATGTATGTCTGTATTAAAATGTGCGAACATATCTACACAAATATAAGAGAAAAACAAATTAACTTTAAGAAACAGGCGACACCATCCGAATTAATGTCACCAAACAAAGTTTTATTATGAATGCACAACTTGTGTGGAAACGGGGCAAAATCAGGCTTTATTTGCACTCCAATTACTCCAATTTTTTGCAATCTCTAACCTCCTTCACTTTATGGTAAACCAAATTTTGCACCTCATGCATTGTGTCTAACTGGTCGTCTAAAGGCAGCGTGGGAAGCATCCCAACTATCGTGAGTCCAAAATGGTACAGGACGTCTTTTTGTTGTTCTCGGCCTTCGCGTGCTGTTTTTAGATGGTCTAAACATGCCGCTGCCCCATCCAAAGATGTAGCTGCTTCATTGAAAATCCTGCAAATGAGGAGATGTGTGTTTTCATAATGTTCTGCACCGTAATAAATCACAACTTACGTCTTTCGGTTTTTTTACCCTCGACGACACTTCCTGGGCCTTGGTGCACTGTAAAAAACCTAAATTAGTAAAGACATCCTCTATAAGTTGGAACACACCATGTGCAGCGGCAACTACAATGTTCTTGCCTTGTATTTGCCTCCTCTCCTTCTGTTTCAAGGACATCAGTCTCTTGTTGCCTGCATGATTAATTTCCAAAATAATTAGCTGGGAGTGCCTTACAAACTTATATACGAGGCAATACTTATTGCTCTACTTATAAATGTCAGCCAATATCTCATATGAAACCATTATTACGTTTCAGGACTGTCGGTGGTTTCTGCCTGACGACTGCTAATGTCTGACGTGCTGCTGCCGCACCTCTCGAGGTCTTCTGTGTCGACTTCAAGAGTGTCGCTGTATTTATGTCGCTTCAACTTCACCCTGGCCCGTGCCTTCTTCCTTGTAACATTCTGACCTGCATCAAGAGAAAATAAATTCGTTTTTCATATTTACTCTAACAATGTTCGAATTGCTTTTACCAGATGTATGCAGTTGGACTCAATAAGTTGCAAATGCAATCCGTGCTCAAAGTGCACATGCAAAGCAGTGCTGACATAGCAAAGTTTGTTCAAGCATACTGGTATTATTGAAACCAGTATAATAATTACCAGTTCAGGCTTGCGGCCCCTTCGACGGTGGTCAATGTGTCACTACTCAAATTGAGCACAACTGTACATATTGCACAGCATATTGcacagcatctttttttttcgtgcataaaCTGGAGTGATTTGGCAGTCTCACTCAAGaaaactaataataataaattgtAGGCGAGCTGTATTATCTCTGAATTTACATGAAAAGTGGTAGAAAACGGCACCACATACATCTTTTTGCACATTCACGTGTGTGAGTGTTGCACAGACTGCTCAACTGTCATAAATTGCAGAAAGGGGTGTTGGTAGATTCAGCGTTCTAAGCCGTATTGAGGCAAGATTAGAATAAGCTGCAGCGAGCTATGAAATTTTCTGCTGTGCCTGCGGACTGACGCCATGAGCAAGCCGCCAAATATGGCGACTGTGCCGAACTTGCATGATTTTTGAACGCCGATTTTAAATTTTTCTCGCGAAAACGCAGTGATTGCCCAATAAAACGCGGAACTCCACAAAGCTTTCGAATTTCGTGGAGACGCTTTCCGCGTACTCATATCGAAATATCTCTTACAGGCTGTTGAAACGCACGCTACGAAGAGACAATAGAAATGGGTTTTTAAGCTGAGTATCGCTTACGCTCAGCCAGTCGCACATGTAGCGTACCGAGAGAGTGCATGGAACTGCATAGATATTGGTTTCTTGACGAGCGACACAACGAGCTTGAATGCTCACGACATCTACACTTCCTTGAGCGCGTTTGTGTGTCTGACCAGAGCGGAGTTGAAAATTTTCTGATGCTATGAACGACGGGCTGTGCACTTACCGGTAACTCCTAAGTCCTTTGCTATTTTCATCCACAGCTCCTTTTTGTACTCCACTTCCTTGTATCGCGGATGACATTTGTCAAAAAGCACTGGGTAGTGCTTAATAGCATCGATTAAGAGCTCCGTGGAGAAGGCTGTTTCCTCGGACATGGTTGACGCCATTTTGAATAATCTCAACCGGATGTTTACTTCAAGAATACATCAGCGCCACCACCGCAAGGTGTTGCgattggctgcggcaaagcgGCGAGCCGCGGCAGGCGGCAAAAAGCTGCTCCGAGAGCAATCGGCCATGCCGCCTGGTTTTTTCCCGCTTTCGCCGCCTGGCGAAGAGGTTTTCGCCGCTTCCCGTGTTGCCGCCTCGCCGCTTTGGCCACCCCGCCTTCGATGTGAACGAGGCTTTACAAGTGCACCTTTTATATCTCCCGCTTCCTCTCAAAGTGCTTTTGGTCGGCGGGGTGGTGAAGAGAGCGGTAAAGCGAAGTAACACATCATTACTGTGGCTTCAGCGATTCGCTCCTGCAACGTGTCGTTGCTACGCGTCCGTCCCATTGCGCGCATTTCCAATGAGAAAAGCGCAATTTTGTCAGCACCTAAGCACTATACGTTAGGTGGCGACCATAGCTCAAGCGTAAGTCTCACTCATTGCATCAtccataccaaaaaaaaaaaagatatgcttGGTGACGCGACGTCTGTGCTCACACTCACCCCGAGAAATTGCGGCCTGTTTACAGGCCGCACTTGCGTTTTCCTCTAGTTCGGCTGTGGTGTTCAATGACTCTTTAGCATGGCGCGGGATGGCGACGCTAGCTCGAATTCTGAGTCCAATCAGCGACGCACTTATGCGCACTTATGGCTGTATATCACCGCTTTCTCTCATTGTGCAAGTTCTGTTATACCAGTGTACCGTAAACATTCAGCTACTTCTTTAaggacagccccgccgcggtggtctagtggctaaggtactcggctgctgacccgcaggtcgcgggttcaaatcccagctgcggcggctgcatttccgatggaggcggaaatgttgtaggcacgtgttctcagatttgggtgtacgttaaagaaccccaggtggtcaaaatttccggagtcctccactacggcgtcttccataatcaattagtggttttgggacgttaaaccccacaaatcctaCTTCTTTAAGGACACGTCTTAATTTTTGTTATACCGCTGCTACTAAGACGGAGACAGTAGCAATGTAGccttctgtttatttttcttaATATTCTTGGCCACTTATTCGCAGTTGCAGTTGCTAAAAACGTTCAGGTGGGTATAGTAGAGTAGGTGGTATATATCAATTTTAACGTACTCTTTCAGAAGCGGCGACAAGTATTGATATAAAATTTCACATGCTCGCTAAATATGCCACTGGCAATCAGGTGATGCCCCTTTTAAAATGCGGAACATATTTTAATCGCACCTACTCGCAAATCAGGCGTTGGCGGTGGTGTCGACACCCCACTGCGCATGCCCGCGTCCCATGTCAActgttcctccccccccccccttttctcttatcgcaaggccgacgcaggcagcgtctgctatagCAAAAACAAACTAACTGCTCGCGCTGCCAAACCGTTCCCTGACCACCTCGCATAGGTAGGCACTGGATCGGACGTTAGGAATTCAATGAAGGacgtcttttgtttgtttgtttttgctttcgCTTGACAATTGGCGCTTTGCTTGACCCGAGTAGATGCGAtgaaagcaacagtaccttcaacggGTTGTGGgacacaacccaacatcagcatCTCACCACTAGTTGAAGGCCACGCTTCTCGTTCATTCgataaataggaataataaagacaaaataacaattaggcattcccaaatcatacccaattacgcaaccaCACTGTggcgcatttactcgagttcccccttGGGAAGATTCGGGCAGTTTTTTATGCTTTCGTTGCCTATCCTTCTTATGGCCCGCTTTGAAGTTTCAAAATCTGTTCacttaataaatgcgaagcatttcttagcgaacttcgccgagtttgaccatatctatctatctatctatctatctatctatctatctatctatctatctatctatctatctatctatctatctatctatctatctatctatctatctgtctgcctgtctgcctgtctgtctgtctgtctgtctgtctatctatctatctatctatctatctatctatctatctatctatctatctgtctatctatctatctgtctatctatccgcctaaaACATGTAGCTCTCCTGGCAACTTGTATAGTGGGAtgcataccaaatttcgtatgacGAGCATAGCTGACACGTCATaacataatcacgacatgcatgtcatgaatgtcatgatttacatgtcatgatcttgctggtcctgcggtggtttcgttcacataacatatcgcaaaactggaatggtatggcatgactgcctGGCGAACCTAAGTGACAGGCCCTGACGTGTAAATCATGACcagcgtttcatgtaagaacatatctacatgccatgctcatgatgtgctcgcagtcgtttcactggcttcatatatgccaaatttcgtattacgggacgtgaatggatgacgaaggtatacaacTGTTGTAATCATGATAAtaacgacacgcatgtcattaaaCATGACTATATaacaggctcatgatgcgctcgcagccgtttcgctagcttcacacatactgagttcggtattacgtgacgtgaatggacgacgaacgtaaatgtgacacgtccaaacctaaaaatcatgatatgcatgccatGTAGATCtaggctacatgctacgctcatagcgtgctcgcggccgtttcgctagcttcacatataccaactttagtATTATGTGATGTGTATAGACGGCGACAGTAAACGggacgtccgaacatgataatcatggcatccgtgtcatgtaaaacatgaatacatgctacactcatatagtgcgctggcggctgtttcgctagctccacatataacaaatttagcactaggtgacgtgaatggacgccGAACAAAAATGTCAGGTGAAAtaatataatcatgacatggaagtcatgtacggctaaATTAACGTCTGcgtcgtaacgttttgctgatttaaAAGCAACATATGCACCTTCCTCATTCAtttctcatatcatcgattcccactatacgtgggatctgccaatttttcaatgTGCCTTTTCTCTGCAACCACCGAATGGAATGCACTGATATTCTGGCATGTTATTGTAGATACACGTAGAATATATCTACGTGTATCTACACTATACGTAGGACATACTTT
This region includes:
- the LOC119175725 gene encoding LOW QUALITY PROTEIN: uncharacterized protein LOC119175725 (The sequence of the model RefSeq protein was modified relative to this genomic sequence to represent the inferred CDS: substituted 2 bases at 2 genomic stop codons), whose translation is MLAALAMRRCDARIRHETSRNVTTPAVASSHHTPNRRENRTSVSRCQRRWWVRPALQQRDTMRHADIMLPLLRSRDGXYYKEYLRMSPSCFDTLLEMLRPRIKKNDTNYRKAIPAEHRLALAIRFLAAGETLRLSSFNFLTDRSTACVIVCEVCQAIMAVLGPTYVALPSTQNEWSKVARNFEEKWDMPHCVGAIDGKHVFVEXPANSGIRDKNYKGSFSKSLMAISDANYCFLYVEIGQNGSKSDGGIFSRSKLQPMVTNGTLGIPPDAFLDGLQPVLTGNTTVSTAQSSSIQSGATSQFEERHQERIFYYRLSRARRVVENSFGILAQKWGILRRPFKAKEENITKIVSGCVALHNLLLKESPASRNMYCPPGTTDSEDRRGNRTDRSWRTRGVVNGALTALAGTGGNSARHAHAIRDKLRRHFIIQCHGR
- the LOC119175726 gene encoding uncharacterized protein LOC119175726, whose protein sequence is MASTMSEETAFSTELLIDAIKHYPVLFDKCHPRYKEVEYKKELWMKIAKDLGVTGQNVTRKKARARVKLKRHKYSDTLEVDTEDLERCGSSTSDISSRQAETTDSPETQQETDVLETEGEEANTSAPRPRKCRRG